From one Butyricimonas faecihominis genomic stretch:
- a CDS encoding glycerol-3-phosphate dehydrogenase/oxidase, translating into MNRKDMLNKLQEPEKVWDMVVVGGGATGLGVAVDAATRGYSVVLLEMADFAKSTSSRSTKLVHGGVRYLQKGDVALVLEALRERGRMKANAPHLVKDQAFVISNYTYWDNFLYFCGLTLYDLLSFGFGYGRSRFISPTKVMEYLPTSVKKGLKGGIVYHDGQFDDSRMAINLAQTCADNGGVILNKAKVSGIVHDQNGKVAGVKFVDMESGKEMLLKAKSVINACGILVDDLMAMDSPGHSKMVTPSQGVHLVLDMKFLQSDYAIMVPKTSDGRVLFAVPWHNKVVVGTTDIMRPVPEIEPKPLKEEIDFILKTASLYMDPAPTYADIESVFAGQRPLAAPKHEGKSTKELSRGHKIIVSDNNLITITGGKWTSYRLMAEDTVDKAIAMKLVDARPCVTKKFHIHGYRKNPNLKDHMYVYGSDQDAIMKLIAENPEYGKKLSDKYDYTVAEVVWAVREEMAREVEDVLARRVRLLFVDAREAIKAAPLVAEVMAKELGKDQAWIDEEVKEFTELAGNYIAAKIMF; encoded by the coding sequence ATGAACCGAAAAGATATGTTGAATAAACTTCAGGAACCTGAGAAAGTATGGGATATGGTTGTGGTTGGAGGGGGAGCTACGGGTTTAGGAGTGGCGGTTGACGCCGCGACAAGAGGATATAGCGTTGTCCTTTTAGAAATGGCAGATTTTGCCAAGAGTACTTCCAGTCGGAGTACGAAATTGGTACACGGTGGTGTACGTTATCTTCAAAAAGGCGATGTCGCTTTAGTATTAGAAGCATTAAGGGAGAGAGGGCGAATGAAGGCTAATGCCCCGCATCTCGTGAAGGATCAGGCTTTTGTAATATCGAATTATACATACTGGGATAATTTCCTGTATTTCTGCGGGCTTACACTTTATGATCTGTTGTCTTTTGGTTTCGGGTACGGAAGAAGCCGTTTTATTTCCCCCACGAAGGTGATGGAGTATTTACCGACATCGGTGAAAAAAGGATTGAAGGGAGGTATTGTTTATCATGACGGGCAGTTTGATGATTCGCGGATGGCAATTAATTTGGCTCAGACCTGTGCGGATAATGGGGGCGTGATACTTAACAAAGCGAAGGTTTCCGGGATTGTGCATGACCAGAACGGGAAGGTCGCCGGGGTGAAGTTCGTGGATATGGAGTCCGGAAAAGAGATGCTGTTGAAGGCGAAGAGCGTGATCAATGCCTGTGGAATTCTCGTGGATGACTTGATGGCGATGGATTCCCCGGGGCATAGTAAGATGGTGACACCGAGCCAAGGAGTGCATCTGGTGTTAGATATGAAGTTTTTGCAGAGCGATTATGCGATCATGGTGCCGAAGACGAGTGATGGACGGGTGTTGTTTGCCGTACCTTGGCACAATAAGGTTGTCGTGGGGACGACGGACATTATGCGTCCGGTTCCGGAAATAGAGCCGAAACCGTTGAAGGAAGAAATTGATTTTATTCTGAAAACGGCTTCTTTATACATGGACCCGGCCCCGACGTATGCTGATATTGAATCCGTGTTTGCGGGGCAACGGCCGTTGGCAGCCCCGAAACACGAGGGAAAGAGTACGAAAGAACTTTCCCGCGGACACAAGATTATAGTTTCCGATAATAATTTAATCACGATCACGGGAGGTAAATGGACTTCTTATCGTTTGATGGCCGAAGATACGGTGGATAAAGCGATTGCCATGAAACTGGTGGATGCCAGACCCTGCGTGACGAAAAAATTCCATATACATGGGTACCGGAAGAACCCGAACCTGAAAGACCACATGTACGTTTATGGTAGTGATCAGGATGCGATTATGAAGTTGATCGCTGAAAATCCGGAATACGGAAAGAAACTGTCAGATAAATATGATTATACCGTAGCCGAAGTTGTTTGGGCAGTTCGGGAGGAGATGGCCAGAGAGGTAGAGGATGTTCTTGCACGGAGGGTTCGATTGTTGTTTGTTGACGCGAGAGAGGCGATTAAGGCAGCCCCGCTGGTGGCAGAAGTGATGGCGAAAGAACTTGGGAAGGATCAGGCATGGATTGATGAAGAAGTGAAGGAGTTCACTGAACTGGCAGGAAATTACATCGCGGCTAAGATCATGTTTTGA
- a CDS encoding DeoR/GlpR family DNA-binding transcription regulator, translated as MKTLSLSERHNYILETLRQQGSVSVVDLANQLKVSSVTIRKDLTLLEEKEMLYRTHGSAILINPYINDRHVNEKEKSYPEEKRLIGRYAASLITADDSILIASGTTMHALAREIVPQGHLTVIAAAINVTNILARNKNIDIIQLGGFVRNSSVSVVGNYAEKMLENFSCSKLFMGVDGIDLDYGLTTTNMMEANLNQVMIQAAQKVVVLADSSKFGRRGFGKICDLDAVDHIITDKYVPSKTLEGLRERGIEVTVAE; from the coding sequence ATGAAAACATTATCTTTAAGTGAAAGGCACAACTATATATTGGAAACATTACGCCAGCAAGGTTCCGTTTCAGTTGTTGATCTCGCCAACCAGTTAAAAGTATCTTCTGTAACGATTCGCAAGGATCTTACTTTACTTGAGGAAAAAGAAATGCTCTATCGCACACATGGTAGTGCCATTTTAATCAACCCTTATATCAATGATCGCCATGTAAACGAGAAAGAAAAGTCCTATCCCGAAGAAAAACGACTGATAGGCAGATATGCTGCAAGTCTAATTACAGCAGACGACTCTATTCTCATTGCATCCGGAACAACAATGCATGCGTTGGCCCGAGAGATCGTGCCTCAAGGCCACCTCACAGTAATTGCCGCAGCCATTAACGTTACAAACATTCTAGCTCGTAACAAGAACATAGATATAATACAACTCGGAGGTTTCGTACGGAATAGTTCTGTCTCTGTCGTTGGAAATTATGCAGAAAAAATGCTGGAAAACTTTTCTTGTAGTAAACTCTTCATGGGAGTTGACGGGATAGACTTAGATTATGGATTAACTACCACGAACATGATGGAAGCTAATTTAAATCAGGTAATGATACAAGCCGCACAAAAAGTAGTCGTTCTGGCTGACTCTTCTAAATTCGGACGTAGAGGTTTCGGAAAAATATGCGATCTGGATGCTGTTGATCACATCATCACGGATAAATATGTACCTAGTAAAACTCTCGAGGGATTGCGTGAACGCGGTATCGAGGTAACTGTTGCCGAATAA
- a CDS encoding TlpA disulfide reductase family protein: MKYLIILLLLGIVGCVRSTSDSFVLEGIAPGAPDSTEVSLYPKDGSHRNITGYVINGRFALRDTMKTPTYCLLRFKLKQENRLKYKDIEFFAENGELRFKTPNIDSLPSAFSEYDIRKEKNYRVTGSVAQDDYFDYQQQTLEQRAIIKELEEKSGVSQRVEDWKQLQQEREKLDQWCVKFIRAHRNVHVNLYVAEKLKRQPFTYDRSRVERMGALFASDSDTCFSLRKFRDYLQEAVKFAKGRNLEDVEILALNGEKVQLLDQLNLKGYTVIDFWASWCGACRCSSSYFKKIYERYGGQVKFMSIALNDGEENWKKALKEEQMPWAQFRGEEHVTTMVNDLYKITSIPTFLLVDAKGKIVYRCSQSGELEVQLESLVNKRL, from the coding sequence ATGAAGTACCTGATAATATTATTGCTGTTGGGAATAGTAGGTTGTGTGCGGTCGACGAGTGATTCTTTCGTGTTGGAAGGCATCGCTCCCGGTGCGCCGGATAGCACGGAAGTGTCCCTGTATCCCAAGGATGGAAGTCACCGGAATATAACGGGATACGTCATCAACGGGCGGTTTGCGCTTCGGGATACCATGAAAACCCCTACCTATTGTTTATTGCGATTCAAATTGAAGCAAGAGAATCGTTTGAAATACAAGGATATCGAGTTTTTCGCAGAGAATGGAGAATTGAGATTCAAGACTCCCAATATAGATAGCCTGCCATCGGCATTTAGCGAGTATGATATTCGAAAAGAGAAAAATTACAGGGTAACAGGTTCTGTGGCACAAGATGACTATTTTGACTATCAGCAACAGACCCTCGAGCAAAGAGCCATTATCAAGGAATTGGAAGAGAAGAGCGGGGTGTCACAACGAGTGGAGGATTGGAAGCAATTACAACAGGAACGGGAAAAATTGGATCAGTGGTGCGTGAAGTTTATTCGGGCACATCGGAATGTACACGTAAATCTGTATGTGGCAGAAAAACTGAAAAGACAACCGTTTACTTACGATCGGTCTCGCGTGGAAAGAATGGGGGCGTTGTTCGCCTCCGATTCGGACACTTGCTTTTCGTTGCGGAAATTCCGTGACTACTTGCAAGAGGCGGTAAAGTTTGCAAAGGGGAGGAACTTAGAAGATGTTGAGATACTTGCGCTTAACGGGGAAAAAGTACAATTATTAGATCAATTGAACCTCAAAGGATACACGGTTATTGACTTTTGGGCTTCATGGTGTGGGGCTTGTCGGTGTAGTTCCTCTTATTTCAAAAAGATATATGAACGATACGGCGGACAGGTGAAATTTATGAGCATCGCCTTGAACGACGGGGAAGAGAATTGGAAAAAGGCTTTGAAAGAAGAACAAATGCCTTGGGCGCAATTTCGAGGGGAGGAACATGTTACCACAATGGTGAACGATTTGTATAAAATCACCTCTATTCCTACATTTCTGCTCGTTGACGCTAAAGGGAAAATTGTTTATCGTTGTTCCCAAAGCGGGGAGTTGGAAGTGCAATTGGAATCTTTGGTAAATAAAAGATTATGA
- a CDS encoding TlpA disulfide reductase family protein, with the protein MKRSILMILASLVFCVCNAQNSYTITGSVDGVEVGNIYVLKVEVGMRMVVKDTVAVADIKDGKFEMKGHVNEPVIFAVLSLGGQQVTKPFVLENENYKAKIGIAVGADSWVEGGGAEQAVFNQLCEIQKKAYKKSVEFQQEASQAKDRAKLDSLRKCMVYAAKDKQDKEFELVKANPDSYIAGYVATSYTRIHVLSIAKDLYNSLSDKGKATEWGRQVAEDIAYRERTDIGATAEDFSFVDQSGKKVNLYDVKGKVKLVVFWNTVAPMSRQENLEISTYYREFHDKGLEVISVSLDKDKARWAEIVKEDNLPWMQGIAWEKDGKNVDYLYRIGTSYPLIYILDENNQIIDRRLRREQLKDKLSELLS; encoded by the coding sequence ATGAAAAGAAGTATTTTAATGATTTTAGCGAGTTTGGTTTTCTGTGTTTGTAATGCTCAAAATAGTTACACGATAACAGGGAGTGTTGATGGTGTGGAAGTTGGGAATATTTACGTTTTAAAGGTTGAGGTCGGAATGCGTATGGTCGTGAAAGATACAGTTGCCGTTGCGGATATAAAAGATGGAAAATTTGAAATGAAAGGACATGTTAATGAACCGGTCATATTTGCAGTATTATCCCTTGGAGGACAACAAGTAACGAAGCCTTTCGTGTTGGAAAATGAAAATTATAAAGCAAAAATTGGCATTGCGGTTGGAGCGGATTCTTGGGTAGAAGGAGGAGGGGCAGAGCAGGCTGTTTTTAATCAACTTTGTGAAATCCAGAAAAAAGCTTATAAGAAAAGTGTAGAGTTTCAACAAGAGGCCTCTCAAGCAAAAGATCGGGCTAAGCTTGACTCGCTTCGAAAATGTATGGTTTATGCAGCCAAGGATAAACAAGATAAAGAGTTTGAGTTAGTTAAGGCGAATCCGGATTCCTATATAGCGGGTTATGTTGCTACCAGCTATACGCGTATACATGTTCTATCTATCGCGAAAGATTTATACAATTCGCTATCCGATAAAGGGAAAGCCACGGAATGGGGACGACAGGTAGCTGAAGATATTGCATACAGGGAAAGAACGGATATCGGGGCAACGGCTGAAGACTTCTCTTTCGTGGATCAGTCGGGGAAAAAGGTCAACCTGTATGACGTGAAAGGAAAAGTGAAGCTCGTCGTGTTTTGGAATACTGTCGCGCCGATGTCTCGTCAAGAAAACTTGGAAATTTCAACATATTATCGGGAGTTTCATGATAAAGGATTGGAAGTGATTAGTGTCTCCTTGGATAAGGATAAGGCACGTTGGGCAGAAATTGTTAAAGAGGATAACTTGCCATGGATGCAGGGAATCGCGTGGGAAAAAGATGGTAAAAACGTGGATTACTTGTATCGGATCGGGACGTCTTACCCGCTGATTTATATTTTGGATGAGAATAATCAAATTATAGATAGACGTTTAAGAAGAGAGCAACTAAAAGATAAATTATCGGAATTGTTGTCTTGA